The following nucleotide sequence is from Anaerococcus sp. Marseille-Q7828.
GTTTCAATATCTGAATATTCAAGATCGATTGATGTATCCCTACCAAAGATATCTACAAAGGCTTTGATAGTTTGTTTCTCCTTGTCAATCTCTGTAACTCTTCCTACAAAGTCCTTGAATGGACCTGCAATGATATTTACATCGTCTCCCACATTTACGTCTATGTCTAGGACTACCTTCTCTTCTTTGACACCAAACTTTCTCACTTCTTGTGGTGTTAGTGGAACAGGTTTCCTATCTGGACCTACAAAGCCTGTAACTCCTTGGGTATTTCTGATGATATACCAGCTTTTGTTGGTGATATTCATCTTTACCATTACGTATCCTGGGAATAATTTTCTAGTTTTTACTTTTTTCTGATCGTTTTTAATCTCTACGTATTCTTCTGTTGGCACTGTTACATCGACTATATCTGGGTTTTGTTCGTTTTCGATCATTGATCTAATCTTATCACAAACCCTGTTTTCATAGCCGGTATAGGTATGGACTACATACCATTTTGCCTTATCGTTAGATTCTTCTGTTTCTACAGTATCTTCTACTGTATTTTCTTCTAAAGATTCATTTTTATCTGACATATGTCACCTAAATAATAAATCCTAATAGGAAAGCAAACAATTTGTCTAGTAAGTAAATAACTACACCAGTGATAGCACTGATTAATAGTACTAGGCCTGTGTATTGAAAAGTGATTTCCTTACTTGGCCATTGGATTTTTTTTCTTTCCTTTTTAGTAGATGCGAAAAATCCTTCGTTTTTCTTAGCCTTAGCCATTTCTTGCTCCTATTTTGTTTCTTTGTGAACTGTATGTTTTTTACAGAAAGGACAATATTTTCTAAGTTCTAATCTTTCTTGATTAGTCTTTTTGTTTTTTGTGGTATCGTAGTTTCTGTTTTTGCATTCAGTACATGCTAACTTAACTTTATCTGCCATTCAAACACCTCCTATATTTTATACGGATATTTCCTACAAGTGAATATAATACCTTGTAATGGACTATTTGTCAACAGTATTTTCTTCTAATTTTTGGTAAAATTCGATTCTTTTCTTAAGAAGAAATTCTCTTATGTCTTCCATATCGTGGTTTGAATAAGTTTGGTCCATATATTCTATTATAATATCTTCTATGTCAGGCAGAATAAATACTCCCTCGTCATACATCTTGCCAAGGAAATTATCATCCCTATCATAGTAGACTTCTGGTGGGTAATCTTCTAGTTTGCTGGTATCAAAGCTTATAAAGCTTTCCTTAGTATAGACCCTACCATGGCTAACTAGGACACACTCTTTGGGATTTATTTCACGTTCTGTTTTATAATCTCTCATCTAGAGGGCCAATCCAAGATTAACCATTTCATCTTTAATTTGATTTGCATAAGTTTCTGCAAGCTCATTTGTACTTGCCTCAACCATAACCCTAATGAGTGGTTCTGTACCAGATGCCCTTACCAAAACCCTACCAGAATCTCCAAGTTCTTTGGTAATCTGATCGATTTTTGCATTTAGCTTTTCATTGGATAGACTTTCTTCTTTATCTTTAACCCTTACATTTACTAGAACTTGTGGGTAGATTTTAAGGTCTCTTGTTAGGGATTTTAGGTCAGTTTTTTGATCAATCATAGCTTCCATGATTCTAAGTGATGTTAAGATTCCATCGCCTGTGTTGGCGTATTTGGAAAATATTATATGTCCAGATTGTTCTCCACCTAATTCTAATCCTTGTTCATCCATGGCTAGGTGAACGTATTTGTCCCCTACTTTGGTTTTTACATAGTCTATGCCTATATTATCCAAAGCCTTGTATAGACCGATATTTGACATAATAGTAGTTGCTATGGTATTACTTTCTAGTTTTCCCTCATCTTTTAAGTGTTTACCACATATATAAAGGATAGCATCGCCATCAACTACATTTCCATCTGAGTCAACTGCTATACACCTATCTGCATCTCCATCAAAGGCAAAGCCTATGTCAAGCTTATTTTCTCTAACAAATTTTTGCATATATTCTATGTGGGTTGATCCAGCATCTACATTTATGTTAAAACCATTTGGTCTGTCGTTTATTACATAGGTATCAGCACCAAGTGCATCATATACAGGTTTTGCTATGGTAAAGCTTGCTCCATTAGCACAATCTAGACCAACTTTTATGCCTTCAAAGGACTTATCTACAGTTTGGATTAGAAAGGCAATATATCTATTACGGCCACCTATGAAGTCTACTGTCCTACCTATCTTATCTCCTTGGGCTAGTGGTATATCCTCGATGTCAGCATCTATGTATGCTTCCAATTCTTCCAAGAATTCATCTTCCATTTTTTCACCCTTGGAATTTATTATCTTGATACCATTGTCTTGGTATGGATTGTGGCTTGCAGTGATCATTACACCACAATCAAAATCTTCACTTCTTACTATATATGATACAGAAGGAGTTGTTGTAACGTGGAGCAGGTGGGCATTTGATCCAGATGAGGTTATACCAGCTGCAAGTGCATCTTCGAACATATAAGAAGAACGTCTGGTGTCCTTACCTATAACAATCTTGCCGGCAAAACCCTTGTCTTTGTTGAAGTAGTCTCCCAAAAATCTTCCGATTTTAAAAGCATGGTAGACATTCAAATCCTTGTTTGCCTCTCCCCTAAATCCATCAGTTCCAAAATATTTCATATTTCCTCCAATAATTTAAATGACATATTTTATATCATTAATATTATACACTTAAGCTGGCCTATGAAAACATAATGGTTAAATTTATAGTACTTAGGGTAAAAGTCACTTGAGGTGATATTATGAATATAAATGAATTAAATAATGAAAAATTATATATAGATGGCCAATTTGTAGACGCATCAAGCGGAGAATTCATTGATGTAGAAAATCCTGCAACAGAAGAAATCATAGCAAAGATTCCTTCTGCAAGCAAAGAAGATATAGACAAAGCTTGTAATGCAGCCTATGAGGCCTTCAAAACTTACTCAAAGACTAGCCTTGATGAGAGAATTGCCTATATGGAAAAGCTAAAGGATTGGATAGTTAATCACCAAGATAACTTTGACGAGATTATCCTCCTAGAGCTTGGTATTCCAAAACACATAGGTCACGATTCTCAAGTCAAAACTCAAATCGAACGAATCGAAACTTTTATAAAAGAAGTTAAAAATATCAAAACAGAAGAAGAATATGAAGGCGGACTTTTACTACGTGAACCAATTGGTGTAGTAGCATCAATCACCCCATGGAACTACCCACTCGGACAAATCGTTCAAAAAGTAATCCCTGCCCTCTTGTCAGGCTGTACAGTTGTTCAAAAACCAGCAACTGCAACCCCACTAACAGCTTACCTATTTACCAAGGCCCTAGATGAAATTGGACTTCCAAAGGGAGTATTTAACCTAATCACAGGCCAAGGTTCTGAGGTTGGAGATGTCCTAAACAAGCATCCAAAAGTAGCCATGGTTTCATACACTGGATCTATAAAAGGTGGTGGCCAAGCAGCAGGCCTTGCTATGGAATCTGCCAAAAAAGTTGTCCTAGAACTAGGTGGCAAGTCCCCAGCAGTATTCTTAAAGGGAGCTGACATTAAAAAGGGTGTCAAACAAGTCCTAGACACAGTTTATAGAAATGTAGGCCAAACCTGTTCCTGCTTATCTCGTGCTGTAGTTGTTGAAGAAATTTATGATCAAGTAGTAGAAGAATTCAAAAAACAATATGAAAATTATCCGGCAGGAGATCCAAGAGAAGAAAGCACTGTAGTAGGCCCACTATCCAGCCGAAAGCAATTTGAAAGAGTTCAAAAATACGTAAATATCGGTCTTGACGAAGGCGCTAATCTTCTAAAAGGAGAAGCCATAGAAAAGAATGGCTCTGGATATTTTGTAAAACCAGTAATATTTACAGATGTTAAGCCTGGTATGACTATCCACGATGAAGAAATCTTTGGACCAGTCCTTTCAATTATCAAGGTTAAAGATAAAAATGAAGCCATAGAAGTAGCAAATGCAGTAGAATACGGCCTATCTTCAGCGGTATTTGGCGAAGATGATGAAGCCTTGGAAGTTGCAAGAGAAATTAGAGCTGGCGAATGCTATGTAAATGGCGGAGCTAAAGGCCCTAACCTACCATTTGGTGGCTACAAACAATCTGGAGTCGGCAGAGAAGGCGGCATCCACGGTCTATTAGAATACTACGAACTTAAATCAGTTTATAAAAAATAAATCCTAAAAACGAAGTCCTAAGCAGGAAAATCCAGTAAAATTATTATCTATAATCGCAAGCTCGTTCAAATCAATAATACGGTTTTATAAAATCACCAATTTGGAAACCAAAAGATTTTACCTATTCCTTGCAAGGGACTTTTGTTTAAGAAGGGCTTTGGCTCTTCTTTTTTTATTTTAGAAATTTGATATACTAGACTTATGAGAAAATTAGATTACATACCAAAAACAAAAATAAAAATGATACATGTAGATAAGTCTTATTCCTTTGGCATAGATTCAATACTGCTGATGGATTTTGCCAAGATGAGGTCTGGTAAAACATTGATAGATATAGGAGCAGGATCTGGAATCCTTGCCCTTGGGGCCAATAGCCTTTATAATTTGAGGGAAGTTATGGCAATAGAAATCCAAGAAGAAAAGGCAAGGCTTCTAGAAGAAAATATCGCCCTAAATAATCTTAATAATATAAAAGTGATTAACGATGATTTAAATAATGTAGAAATTGCAGAAAATTCCTACGATTACATCATCACCAATCCCCCATATTACAAGATTTGTGATAATATATCCAACAAAAGTGAGGAATTTCTAATCTCTCGCCAGGAAAAATATCTCAAACTTAACGATATATTCAAATTTGCCAACAAGAGTCTAAAGGATAGGGGAAAATTATTTATGATTCACAAACCAGAACGCATGGTTGATATATTTACTCAATCCGGCAATTTAAAGGCCAAAAGAGTCCGCTTTGTCTCTTCCACTTACGATAAAAAACCAGAATTTATCCTCATAGAATTTGTAAAGAATGCAAATGACGGTCTAAAAATTGAAAAACCCTTGATTATCTACGAAGATGGTCAATATAGCCAAGAAGTTAAAGAAATAAACGGCATAGAAGAATAAATTATTTTAAAGGAGTTTATATGGACTATCAAATATACTTTATCCCAACACCTATTGGAAATCTTGAAGATATGACCATTAGAGCTATCAACACCCTAAAGGAAGTAGACATTATCGCCTGCGAAGATACCAGAGAAAGCAGGAAGCTATTAGATTATTTTGATATAAAAAAAGAACTCACTTCCTACCATAAGTTTAATGAACTAGCAAAAAGTGAAGAAATAATTGAAAATTGCAAAAATGGTATGACCTATGGAATAATCACCGACCAAGGAATGCCAGGTATCTCGGACCCTGGCCATATACTGATCAAAAAATGCCAAGAATTTGGCATAAGATACACTATTTTGCCAGGAGCAAGCTCAATACTCACAGCACTCGTTGGCTCGGGTATAGAAAACAATTCCTTTATTTATTACGGATTTATTCCCAAAAAACAAGGGGACAAAGAAAAACTCTACCAGGAGCTAAAAGAGCAGACTCGCACTAGTATTTTATTTGACACTCCCCACAACATAGGAAAAACTATAGAAGATTTTAAGAAAATTTTCCCAGAAAGAAAACTTTGCATAGCCCGAGAGCTTACAAAGAAATTCGAAGAATATTATATAGAAGAAATCAGCAAAATTAACATAGACGAATTGACCTTGAAGGGTGAATTTGTCCTAGTCTTATCGGGAGGAGAAGAAATAAAAAATCAATCTATAGAAGATTTTGAAGGGGAAATAAAAGCCTATATCAAACAAGGTCTTCGCACCAAAGAGATTACAAAGATTATAAAAAATAAGTCTTCCTTTAATAAGAATGAAATATATGAATATGTTTTGACTTTATCAAAATAAAATGATAGAAGCAAATAATAAAGGCCAAGCTAATATTTCCTGCTTGAGCCTTTATTTTTTAATTAATCGTATTTTTACTATCTCCTGTTTCCAAGACTTCTACTACTGCATTTAATGCGTATTTGACTTGGTTTTCTAGGGATGTATTGGTCAGATATGTTATGTGAGGATAGTAGTCGACCCTATCATTTGACAAAAGCCTGTCAATAATATCATCTTGGTAGTTTGGGTCTTTTTTGCCATTTATAACTTTCTCATTTTCATAGACATCAAGGCCAGCAAAGGCAATCTTTCCACTATCAATGGCTTCGAGCAAGTCTTCTGTATTGATAAGACCTCCCCTAGCCGAATTAAATATCATTGCTCCATCTTTCATCTTGACAAAAGCTTTTTTATCAAAGAAATGATAGTTTTCCTCTGTAAGAGCTGAATGAATTGTTATGATATCTGACTTTTCAAAAAGCTCATCATAGGAAGATAAAAATGTCACTCCATCAATATCTTTTTTGCCACGAGAGCTGTAAGTAACTACATTTGCTCCAAAGGACTTTGCAATCTTTGCTACATCTTGCCCAATTCTTCCAAGGCCATAGATGCCCAAAGTCTTGCCCTTAAATGTTTGTCCTAGGATATTTGCCTTTTGCCTATAGTCATTATCCCTTAAGTTTTTTTGAATTTCTTTATCTTTCTTTAGTGCCTTTAGTATCATCATTATGGTAAATTCCGCTATAGATTCTGGAGAATAGTCTGGAACATTAGTTATGATGATGTCATTTTCCCTTGCTTTTTCAAGGTCAAAGATATTATAGCCTACAGATGTTAAGGCAATCTGCTTGATACCTAGTCCATGTAATTTCTCGTAAATAGAATTGTCAAAGTTTTTGGGTAAGGTCATTGCAAGGCCATCGTAATCAGCCAATATATCCAAATTATCTGGGCTGAGTTTCTCGTCAATTATATCAACTTTTATCTTATTTTCATTTTCCCACTCCTTGACATAGTCATAGGCAAGGTGGTGGGTTTTAAAAAATGCTATTTTCATATTTTCACCTCATATATAGGATATCTACCCAATTTATAGCAAAATAAAAAGAACCCTAGGGTCCTTTAAAATTTTATTATTTCTTTTTTCTGTTTTTTCTTTTAGCAGCGTCATTTTTTTTCTTTCTGATAACGCTTGGTTTTTCGTAGTGTTCTCTTCTTCTGTATTCAGAAAGTACACCGGATCTTGCGCATTGTCTTTTGAATCTTTTAATTGCACTATCGATTGATTCGTTTTCTCCAACTCTGATCTCTGTCATCTCTATCCCCCCTCTCGTATAACACAATTTTTTCAATATTCTAAGTTACAAATCAGCCTGGTGGCCAGTTAAATGATCTGCCGCCTAGTACATGAAAATGCAAGTGAGGAACGCTTTGTCCCCCTTCTTCGCCGATGTTTGTGACAACTCTGTAGCCTTCTAGGCCTTTATCTTTGGCAAGTTTTGCTATAGTTAGCATAATTTGGCTTATAAGAGCACTGTCAGCTTCATCAAGCGTAGCTAAACTTGTTATGTGCTTTTTTGGTATAACAAGAAAATGGATAGGTGCTTGTGGATCTAGATCATTAAATGCAATTAAATTTTCATCTTCGTAGATCGCCTCAGTAGGAATTTCTCCTGCTGCAATCTTGCAAAATACACAATCCATACTTCACCCCCATTGCTATATATAATACCACAAGAAAAAATCTCAGTCAACAAAATATTGATAAATAGACATCTAAAAATTTAAACTATTTCTCCTACAAGTTCGCCTTTTATAATATCTGTTATTTTAACACTTGCTATAGTATTGGCAGGTATATGGTTTCTGACATTTACCTTTAGATAATTTGTAGAATATCCTCCAGAGTACCCCTCTAGGTCAGATTTAGATTCTATTAAGACTTCTAGGACTTTACCTATTTGTTCTTCTAAAAAGGCCATCCTGTTTTTCTCTTCGATTTTCTCTAGTTCGTGGAGTCTTTGCTTTTTGATATTGCCATCAACTTGGCCAGTCATTTTAGCAGCCCTTGTGCCTTCTCTTGGCGAATATTTGAAAAGGTGAGTTTTGGCAAATTTAATCTCATCTACAAAGTCCATGGTTTCTTCGTGGTTTTCTTGGCTTTCTCCAGGAAAGCCTACGATTATATCTGTTGTAAGTCCAGCATTTGGGAAGACTTCTCTTATGAGGTCTACTTTTTCCTTATATATTTTCCTATCGTACTTGCGGTTCATTGCCT
It contains:
- the nusG gene encoding transcription termination/antitermination protein NusG, giving the protein MSDKNESLEENTVEDTVETEESNDKAKWYVVHTYTGYENRVCDKIRSMIENEQNPDIVDVTVPTEEYVEIKNDQKKVKTRKLFPGYVMVKMNITNKSWYIIRNTQGVTGFVGPDRKPVPLTPQEVRKFGVKEEKVVLDIDVNVGDDVNIIAGPFKDFVGRVTEIDKEKQTIKAFVDIFGRDTSIDLEYSDIETI
- the secE gene encoding preprotein translocase subunit SecE codes for the protein MAKAKKNEGFFASTKKERKKIQWPSKEITFQYTGLVLLISAITGVVIYLLDKLFAFLLGFII
- the rpmG gene encoding 50S ribosomal protein L33, coding for MADKVKLACTECKNRNYDTTKNKKTNQERLELRKYCPFCKKHTVHKETK
- a CDS encoding aspartate 1-decarboxylase (aspartate alpha-decarboxylase), with translation MRDYKTEREINPKECVLVSHGRVYTKESFISFDTSKLEDYPPEVYYDRDDNFLGKMYDEGVFILPDIEDIIIEYMDQTYSNHDMEDIREFLLKKRIEFYQKLEENTVDK
- the glmM gene encoding phosphoglucosamine mutase, with product MKYFGTDGFRGEANKDLNVYHAFKIGRFLGDYFNKDKGFAGKIVIGKDTRRSSYMFEDALAAGITSSGSNAHLLHVTTTPSVSYIVRSEDFDCGVMITASHNPYQDNGIKIINSKGEKMEDEFLEELEAYIDADIEDIPLAQGDKIGRTVDFIGGRNRYIAFLIQTVDKSFEGIKVGLDCANGASFTIAKPVYDALGADTYVINDRPNGFNINVDAGSTHIEYMQKFVRENKLDIGFAFDGDADRCIAVDSDGNVVDGDAILYICGKHLKDEGKLESNTIATTIMSNIGLYKALDNIGIDYVKTKVGDKYVHLAMDEQGLELGGEQSGHIIFSKYANTGDGILTSLRIMEAMIDQKTDLKSLTRDLKIYPQVLVNVRVKDKEESLSNEKLNAKIDQITKELGDSGRVLVRASGTEPLIRVMVEASTNELAETYANQIKDEMVNLGLAL
- a CDS encoding aldehyde dehydrogenase family protein, with protein sequence MNINELNNEKLYIDGQFVDASSGEFIDVENPATEEIIAKIPSASKEDIDKACNAAYEAFKTYSKTSLDERIAYMEKLKDWIVNHQDNFDEIILLELGIPKHIGHDSQVKTQIERIETFIKEVKNIKTEEEYEGGLLLREPIGVVASITPWNYPLGQIVQKVIPALLSGCTVVQKPATATPLTAYLFTKALDEIGLPKGVFNLITGQGSEVGDVLNKHPKVAMVSYTGSIKGGGQAAGLAMESAKKVVLELGGKSPAVFLKGADIKKGVKQVLDTVYRNVGQTCSCLSRAVVVEEIYDQVVEEFKKQYENYPAGDPREESTVVGPLSSRKQFERVQKYVNIGLDEGANLLKGEAIEKNGSGYFVKPVIFTDVKPGMTIHDEEIFGPVLSIIKVKDKNEAIEVANAVEYGLSSAVFGEDDEALEVAREIRAGECYVNGGAKGPNLPFGGYKQSGVGREGGIHGLLEYYELKSVYKK
- a CDS encoding methyltransferase — protein: MRKLDYIPKTKIKMIHVDKSYSFGIDSILLMDFAKMRSGKTLIDIGAGSGILALGANSLYNLREVMAIEIQEEKARLLEENIALNNLNNIKVINDDLNNVEIAENSYDYIITNPPYYKICDNISNKSEEFLISRQEKYLKLNDIFKFANKSLKDRGKLFMIHKPERMVDIFTQSGNLKAKRVRFVSSTYDKKPEFILIEFVKNANDGLKIEKPLIIYEDGQYSQEVKEINGIEE
- the rsmI gene encoding 16S rRNA (cytidine(1402)-2'-O)-methyltransferase yields the protein MDYQIYFIPTPIGNLEDMTIRAINTLKEVDIIACEDTRESRKLLDYFDIKKELTSYHKFNELAKSEEIIENCKNGMTYGIITDQGMPGISDPGHILIKKCQEFGIRYTILPGASSILTALVGSGIENNSFIYYGFIPKKQGDKEKLYQELKEQTRTSILFDTPHNIGKTIEDFKKIFPERKLCIARELTKKFEEYYIEEISKINIDELTLKGEFVLVLSGGEEIKNQSIEDFEGEIKAYIKQGLRTKEITKIIKNKSSFNKNEIYEYVLTLSK
- a CDS encoding NAD(P)-dependent oxidoreductase, with the protein product MKIAFFKTHHLAYDYVKEWENENKIKVDIIDEKLSPDNLDILADYDGLAMTLPKNFDNSIYEKLHGLGIKQIALTSVGYNIFDLEKARENDIIITNVPDYSPESIAEFTIMMILKALKKDKEIQKNLRDNDYRQKANILGQTFKGKTLGIYGLGRIGQDVAKIAKSFGANVVTYSSRGKKDIDGVTFLSSYDELFEKSDIITIHSALTEENYHFFDKKAFVKMKDGAMIFNSARGGLINTEDLLEAIDSGKIAFAGLDVYENEKVINGKKDPNYQDDIIDRLLSNDRVDYYPHITYLTNTSLENQVKYALNAVVEVLETGDSKNTIN
- the rpsU gene encoding 30S ribosomal protein S21 translates to MTEIRVGENESIDSAIKRFKRQCARSGVLSEYRRREHYEKPSVIRKKKNDAAKRKNRKKK
- a CDS encoding histidine triad nucleotide-binding protein, giving the protein MDCVFCKIAAGEIPTEAIYEDENLIAFNDLDPQAPIHFLVIPKKHITSLATLDEADSALISQIMLTIAKLAKDKGLEGYRVVTNIGEEGGQSVPHLHFHVLGGRSFNWPPG